One Anthonomus grandis grandis chromosome 13, icAntGran1.3, whole genome shotgun sequence DNA segment encodes these proteins:
- the LOC126744029 gene encoding THO complex subunit 6 encodes MVNKLNKDFYNSVLAQAFSPCGHFLIAGDIYGNLSIFNLAKVIKSEGTVTKEELLPKSKITVCPDLQINSLLATENHLLVGGYGEIYAYSWKTIKGSNRNVKPTWSIEIPSDQDELNRAEVNSLLFEESSANIYAGCGDNKIYIFNLESRKPIKTLTGHTDYVHSICKNGNNNILSGGEDGLVNIWDLRINKAVEKLIPHQNSQIARHNLGKWIGAVDSNEDYIVCGGGPRLSLFHSRFLSNSTIFPIDDQGIHVTEIQDDKVFAGGRSKLFYQASFNGSIITEIPTSGATVYSAVRQETPFKIMAIAGSSPKIDISLNFMYKDQQLSLY; translated from the coding sequence ATggtaaacaaactaaataaagatttttacaACTCAGTGTTGGCCCAGGCTTTTAGCCCCTGCGGTCATTTTCTAATTGCCGGCGACATTTATGGCAATCTCTCAATATTTAACCTGGCAAAAGTGATAAAGTCAGAAGGTACAGTTACAAAGGAAGAATTGCTACCAAAAAGTAAGATAACAGTCTGTCCGGATCTTCAAATCAACAGTTTATTGGCCACTGAAAACCATCTGCTAGTGGGTGGCTATGGAGAAATTTATGCATATTCATGGAAAACCATTAAAGGCTCAAACAGAAATGTGAAGCCCACATGGTCTATTGAGATCCCCTCTGATCAAGATGAGTTAAATAGAGCTGAAGTGAATTCACTTTTATTTGAAGAAAGCTCGGCCAATATTTATGCAGGTTGTGGGGACaataagatatatatttttaacttggAAAGTAGGAAACCAATAAAGACCCTTACTGGTCACACTGATTATGTACACAGTATCTGCAAGAATGGTAATAACAATATTCTTTCTGGTGGTGAAGATGGACTGGTTAACATTTGGGACTTGAGAATAAACAAAGCAGTAGAAAAACTTATTCCACACCAAAACAGTCAAATTGCTAGGCATAATTTGGGAAAATGGATTGGGGCAGTCGACAGTAATGAAGATTACATTGTTTGTGGTGGAGGCCCAAGACTTTCACTATTCCACTCTCGTTTTCTATCAAATTCTACTATTTTTCCCATTGATGATCAAGGAATTCATGTCACCGAGATTCAGGATGATAAGGTTTTTGCTGGTGGTAGATCTAAGCTGTTTTATCAGGCAAGTTTTAATGGTAGCATAATTACGGAAATACCTACAAGTGGAGCCACAGTTTACAGTGCAGTAAGACAAGAGACCCCATTTAAAATTATGGCTATAGCAGGATCAAGTCCTAAGATTGATATTTCacttaattttatgtataaggATCAACAATTGTCATTGTATTAA
- the LOC126744023 gene encoding transport and Golgi organization protein 6 homolog — protein sequence MEKSELVKLLSEIRISELTETKCAEEITLEFEKHCQAIYDKLGNFDSTQLNHITKYYFSDPNIPEWRYLFLNFYIIQEIGNIVTNSQDKVLLSVKETKILKDTIIHLTRLGIYSKLQPKLPFYIKKQYTKTEDIFFEYNVLKCTVLTFCDILKNEHLRAVVLTESLRGILTALYQIAYCPLRNNTDNHFTEEVFKKLVAEKRKAEDLLLKLKETIHPQIYIKETMIILQKNAPVWFKKAVSQMLTDIMLSSNGVENISIAMLEGTGNDNTKTWKALDVIYRLISSCKNQIYFRENILQQVVKLKDKASEDNFVFERLFVSCTKRFYAKDQELSKEVFVRPVITFLLHFVMRDYPFKEKNISNQLKQSLRLLHAIFVEKTVESACLPIEMIKPVLSVIFKYYSITLNKNFKDTNLEAKEVLLKFLNDYSIDEVVFDNFLFGISDSENILAFRSDIELKIAGNEVVVKHMDHQCISSPSDNFETIQKLLESDVKLLTRLFKYLLKCFGQREKYFKKANEELLNLESDVMTEYFERRLVVVSALSVLADNKKVQKEIIDSPGDIVCFIIDVLYRTIESNMHKTEDFESDEFQTMFTVVMILNALIANHSKKTLKTFKSLCEPLKVIQSEAKHKELIDLIGTILKILETEKTTKIHIEDRSEIDLILEDICDPLLPVRAHGIMALKKLVEQKNPSVMEKKQYILTIFQQNLKNEDSYIYLSAVDGLAAMATIFSDTVIKTLCEEYSDFAREGDDGHEVRIKLGEVLVRVTKILGDMAPKYKAILLNTFLIGTKDEDHLIRASSLSNLGEICRVLGYKLGTVVTEVLVCVHAIIATDKAIEARRAAVTVIRQLLAGLESEMIAFLKEEILPIYRTLKEIYHDDRDDVMRLQAQLALEELNENMKNFVFPKPELNMEKKIIMLN from the exons ATGGAGAAAAGCGAGCTAGTGAAACTATTAAGTGAAATTCGTATTTCGGAATTAACAG AAACTAAATGTGCCGAAGAAATTACTCTAGAATTTGAGAAACATTGCCAAGCAATCTATGACAAACTCGGAAATTTTGACAGTACACAACTGAATCATATcacaaaatattacttttctgATCCGAATATTCCCGAATGGaggtatctttttttaaatttttacatcaTACAAGAAATAGGAAATATTGTCACCAATTCCCAGGATAAAGTCCTGCTAAGTGTAAAAGaaaccaaaatattaaaagacaCTATAATACACTTAACCAGGCTGGGCATTTATTCGAAACTTCAACCGAAGCTTCccttctatattaaaaaacaatataccaaaactgaagatatattttttgaatataatgtGTTAAAGTGCACAGTTTTGACATTTTgtgatatcttaaaaaatgaacaCCTTAGAGCAGTAGTTTTAACAGAATCTTTGAGAGGTATTTTAACAGCCCTTTATCAAATTGCTTACTGCCCACTAAGAAATAACACTGATAATCATTTCACCgaagaagtatttaaaaaacttgttgCAGAAAAACGAAAGGCAGAAGATTTATTGCTTAAGCTAAAAGAAACAATACACcctcaaatttatattaaagaaaccatgataattcttcaaaaaaatgcaCCTGTTTGGTTTAAAAAAGCTGTATCTCAAATGTTGACCGACATAATGCTCTCTTCCAATGGTGTTGAAAATATCTCAATAGCAATGTTAGAAGGGACTGGAAATGATAATACGAAAACATGGAAGGCGTTAGATGTAATATATAGGTTAATATCTAGttgtaaaaatcaaatatactTTAGGGAAAATATTTTGCAGCAAGTTGTTAAACTTAAAGACAAAGCCAGTGAAGACAATTTTGTGTTTGAAAGACTATTTGTTTCTTGTACAAAAAGGTTTTATGCTAAAGACCAAGAACTTAGCAAAGAAGTTTTTGTTAGACCTGTTATTACTTTTCTGCTACATTTTGTTATGAGAGATTAtccttttaaagaaaaaaacatcagTAACCAGCTAAAACAGAGTTTAAGGCTACTTCATgctatttttgttgaaaaaactGTTGAGAGCGCGTGTTTACCTATTGAGATGATTAAGCCAGTTTTAtcagtgatttttaaatattattctataaccttaaataaaaatttcaaagacACGAATCTGGAGGCCAAAGAAgttcttttgaaatttctaaATGACTATTCCATAGATGAGGTTGTTTTTGATAATTTCCTTTTTGGGATCAGTGATTCTGAAAATATATTAGCTTTCCGAAGTGATATTGAACTTAAAATTGCTGGGAACGAGGTTGTTGTTAAACATATGGATCATCAATGTATATCATCTCCCTCCGATAACTTTGAAACAATTCAGAAACTGTTGGAAAGTGATGTTAAGTTATTAACAAGGCTCTTTAAGTATTTGCTTAAGTGCTTTGGGCAACGAGAAAAGTACTTCAAGAAGGCCAATGAGGAGCTTTTAAATTTGGAATCTGACGTGATGACTGAGTATTTTGAAAGACGTCTGGTGGTTGTCAGCGCATTATCAGTTCTGGCAGATAATAAAAAGGTTCAGAAGGAGATTATTGATTCACCAGGGGAcattgtttgttttattatagatGTACTGTATAGAACTATAGAAAGCAATATGCACAAAACTGAAGATTTTGAATCAGACGAATTTCAAACAATGTTTACTGTAGTTATGATTTTAAATGCTCTGATTGCCAACCATTCCAAGAAAActcttaaaacatttaaatcacTCTGTGAACCTTTAAAGGTAATTCAGTCAGAAGCAAAACATAAAGAGCTAATTGATTTAATAGgcacaattttaaaaatccttgaaacggaaaaaaccacaaaaattcaTATAGAGGACAGATCTGAAATAGATTTAATCTTGGAAGATATTTGTGATCCATTATTGCCTGTAAGAGCACATGGTATAATGGCCTTAAAGAAATTAGTTGAACAGAAAAATCCATCTGTTATGGAAAAGAAACAGtatatattaacaatatttCAG CAAAACTTGAAAAATGAAGATTCTTACATCTATTTGTCAGCGGTTGATGGACTCGCAGCCATGGCTACCATTTTCTCAGACACTGTGATAAAAACTCTTTGTGAAGAATACTCTGATTTTGCTAGAGAGGGTGATGACGGTCACGAAGTTAGAATTAAGTTGGGAGAAGTCCTGGTTAGGGTTACCAAAATATtgg GTGACATGGCCCCAAAATACAAAGCAATTCTCctaaacacttttttaatagGAACGAAAGACGAAGATCATCTGATAAGAGCCTCAAGCCTATCAAATCTAGGCGAAATCTGCAGAGTCCTCGGGTACAAATTAGGAACAGTAGTAACAGAG gttttggtTTGCGTTCACGCCATAATAGCAACTGACAAGGCGATAGAGGCTCGACGGGCCGCCGTTACAGTTATTAGACAGTTACTGGCCGGATTAGAAAGTGAAATGATCGCTTTTCTTAAAGAGGAGATTCTTCCGATATATAGGACGCTGAAAGAGATTTATCACGATGATCGAGATGACGTTATGAG